Proteins encoded within one genomic window of Bdellovibrio sp. ArHS:
- a CDS encoding outer membrane lipoprotein-sorting protein, producing MNRYFFGILGCFFSVSVQAADLDQVILKADEIRNPPESFEMNIKVKTQDQEYGFLVVTSGNEKTLIKTKFPIKDKGRNMLMLGTDMWLFIPNLNRSVRIALNQKLNGEVANGDISRLRWHQDYKPSLLSESPEAWTILLEENKKGLTYPRLEVKIEKKTYRPLFADYMGISGRKLKRATFSDYKMLAGKLRPSKITIQDLTNETKISNIEISSIEVKKVDDSVFSKERLND from the coding sequence ATGAATAGATATTTTTTTGGGATACTTGGATGCTTTTTTTCCGTATCCGTTCAAGCCGCAGATTTAGATCAAGTGATTCTTAAAGCTGATGAAATTCGAAATCCACCAGAATCTTTTGAGATGAACATCAAGGTTAAGACTCAAGATCAAGAATATGGTTTTTTGGTGGTTACTTCAGGTAATGAGAAAACACTTATAAAAACTAAATTCCCGATAAAAGACAAAGGACGAAATATGCTTATGTTGGGAACCGATATGTGGCTGTTTATTCCTAATCTTAATCGGTCCGTGCGCATCGCTTTAAATCAGAAATTAAATGGGGAAGTTGCAAATGGCGACATCAGTCGATTGCGATGGCATCAAGACTATAAGCCGAGTCTGTTGTCAGAAAGCCCAGAAGCCTGGACAATTCTGCTAGAGGAAAACAAAAAGGGCCTCACCTATCCACGGCTAGAAGTCAAAATAGAAAAGAAGACCTATCGACCTCTCTTCGCAGATTACATGGGTATCTCGGGCCGCAAGTTAAAAAGAGCCACTTTCTCGGATTACAAAATGCTGGCTGGAAAATTGCGCCCCTCTAAAATTACGATCCAAGACCTAACCAACGAAACAAAGATATCTAATATAGAGATTAGCTCGATAGAGGTAAAAAAAGTGGATGACTCGGTATTTAGTAAAGAGAGATTGAATGATTAG